In the genome of Clostridiisalibacter paucivorans DSM 22131, the window GTATAGAAGGAAAGGCATTCCAGGTAATGATAGACAATAATCTAGATTTTGATGTTGCATTATATCCTTATGAACTAGTGACATATGGTGAGACAGGTCAAGTGTGTCAGAATTGGATGCAATATAGATTGATAAAGAAATATTTAGAAAGATTGACTATAAATCAAACTTTGGTTATAGCATCAGGACACCCATTGGGGCTATTTGAGTCGAGACCTGAAGCCCCTAGAGTAATTATAACTAATGCACTTATGGTGGGCATGTTTGACAATCAAAAAGAGTGGCAAAAGGCACAGGCTTTAGGTGTTGCAAATTATGGACAGATGACCGCTGGGGGATGGATGTATATAGGACCTCAGGGTATAGTTCATGGAACATATAATACGATTTTAAATGCGGGAAGACTTAAATTAGGTATCGGTCAAGAAGAGGACTTGAGAGGATATTTATATGTAACTTCTGGATTGGGAGGTATGAGTGGAGCACAAGGGAAATCTATAGAAATAGCCAATGGAGTAGGTATAATTGCAGAAGTTGACGATTCAAGAATACAGACTAGGTTAGATCAGGGTTGGATAACAAGGGCTTCAAATAATCTAAAAGAGATATTTGATATAGCATTAGAATATAAAAATAATAAAAAAAGCATATCTTTAGCTTATCATGGCAATGTAGTAGATTTATTAGAATATGCTGTAAAAAATGATATTCATATAGACCTTTTATCTGATCAAACATCATGTCATGCCCCTTATGATGGAGGTTATTGTCCCCAAGGAATTTCTTTTGATGAAAGAACAGAATTGTTAAATACAGACAAAAGAAAGTTTGGAAAACTGGTAGATGAATCATTAAAAGCACATTTTAATTATATAAAGGAGCTTGTGAATAGAGGAACATATTTCTTTGATTATGGCAATAGTTTTATGAAGGCTGTATATGATGCAGGTGTAAAAGAAATATGTAAGAATGGTATCAATGAAAGGAATGGATTTATATTCCCATCTTATGTGGAAGATATTATGGGACCTATGCTTTTCGATTATGGATATGGTCCTTTTAGATGGGTGTGTTTAAGTAGAAAGCATGAAGATTTGATGAAGACTGATAGGGCTGCTATGGATTGTATAGATCCTAATAGAAGGGGACAGGATAGAGACAATTATGTATGGATTAAAGATGCAGAGAGCAATAAGCTAGTAGTTGGAACTGAGGCTAGAATTCTTTATCAAGATGCTATGGGCAGAGCCAAAATTGCACTTAGATTCAATAAAATGGTGAGGAATGGAGAAGTTGGACCAATAATGTTAGGCAGAGATCACCATGATACTGGAGGAACTGATTCACCCTTTAGGGAGACAGCCAATATTAAAGATGGTAGTAATGTGATGGCAGATATGGCAACCCATTGTTTTGCAGGTAATGTAGCTAGGGGCATGAGTTTAGTTGCATTGCATAATGGTGGAGGAGTAGGTATTGGTAAGGCTATAAATGGAGGATTTGGGTTAGTATTAGATGGTAGTGACAGGGTGGATGATATAATAAAATCTTCTATTCCATGGGATGTTATGATAGGTGTATCACGAAGATCTTGGGCAAGAAATGAAAACTCTATAGAAACTTGTGCTGAATACAATAGAACTTATGGAGAACATAATCATATAACATTACCTTTTATAGCTAATGATAATTTAATTGATGATTTAGTTAGTGATATCTTTAAAAAACAGTAAATATAGAAGGGGGAAGAGAAAGTGGCAAGTATAATTCAATGCGTACCTAATTTTAGTGAAGGAAGAAATAAAGATATTATAGAAAAAATAGTTTCTGAGATAAAAAAGGTAGATGATGTTAAGCTTTTAGATTATTCTTTAGATTCAGATCATAATAGGTCAGTGGTGACTTTTGTTGGTACACTAAAGGGAGTAGAGGAAGCGGCATTTAATGCATGTAAAATGGCGTCGGAGCTTATTGATATGACTAATCATAAAGGAGAACATCCTAGGATGGGAGCTACAGATGTAATCCCTCTTATTCCTATAAAAGATGTGACAATGGATGATTGTATTGAATTATCCAAAAGATTAGCAAAAAGAATAGGAGAGGAGTTAAATATATCTGTATTTTTATATGAAAAGTCAGCTATTTCTAAAGATAGAGAAAATCTAGCACATATTAGAAGAGGACAGTATGAAGGAATGGAAGATAAAATCAAGGAAGAAGAATGGAAACCAGATTTTGGACCTGTAAAATTAAATAAAAAATCAGGAGTTACTGCTATAGGTGCAAGGATGCCTCTAATTGCTTATAATGTAAATTTGAATACCAATGATATAAATATAGCAAATAAGATAGCAAAAGCTGTAAGGGGAAGCAGTGGTGGATTGAGATATTGTAAAGCTATGGGAGTAGAAATCAAAGAAAAAGATATAGTTCAGGTTTCTATGAATATGGTTAATTACGAAAAAACGCCTTTATATAGGGTTTTTGATATGATAGAGAGGGAAGCTAAAAGATTTGGAGTAAATGTATTAGAGAGCGAAATTATAGGGTTAGTCCCTTCTTATGCATTAATAGATTGTGCTAGATATTATTTGAAAATTGATGGATTTAAAAAAGATCAGATATTAGAAAATAGATTAGGAGAATAGGTGGTATTTATGAAGGCTAATATAGTTATAAATAAAATAACTCAATTGATACCTGTGGACGAAATAAAAGGGCCTAGAAGAGGCATAGAAATGAAAAATATAAGAAAAATAGAAGATGGGATAATAGCTATATATAATAATAAGATAATTTATGTAGGCAGTGGTGAATTACCTGATCATATACAGACTGATAATGATACCATATTTATAGATGGAAGTGGAAAGACTGTTCTACCTGGTTTTGTAGATGCTCATACCCATTTAGTACATGGAGGTTCTAGGGAAAATGAACTAAAAATGAAATTAGAAGGTATGTCATATATGGAAATATTGAAGTCTGGTGGGGGCATATTGAGTTCTGTAAAGGCAACTAAAAAAGCGACAGAAGAAGAATTGGCAGAAAAAGCCATGAAGGTTTTAGACAGGATGTTAAAGATGGGTACTACTACAGTAGAGGCTAAAAGTGGATATGGTCTTGATGTAGAATCTGAAATTAAACAGTTAAAAGTAGCGAATAAACTTAATGATGTACATCCAGTTGATATAGTATCTACTTTTTTAGGTGCCCATGCTGTACCAAATGAATATAAAGACGATGTTGATGGTTTTGTAGAGGTTGTAATAAATGATATGATCCCAAAAGTTTCTGAACAAAAACTAGCAACATTTTGTGATGTGTTTTGTGAAGAGGGAGTTTTTAATATTGAACAGTCTAAAAAGATATTAGAAGCGGGAAAAGAACATGGACTGACACCTAAAATTCATGCAGATGAGCTTTATCCAATGGGAGGTGCTCAATTATCTGCCCAGGTTGGTGCTTTGACAGCAGACCATCTTGCAGCTGCAGAAGAAGAAGGTCTATTAGCAATGCAACGAGAGGGAGTAATAGCAAATTTATTGCCCGGCACATCATTTAATTTAAATGTAGGAAAATATGCATGTGGTAGACAAATGATAGATATGGGATTACCTGTGGCGCTTTCTACAGACTATAATCCAGGAAGTTGCCCCACAGAAAATATACAGTTAATAATGTATTTGGCTTCTTTAAAGTATAAGATGACTGCTGAAGAGGTGATTTCAGCGGTAACTATAAATGGAGCAAGTGCATTAGGATTACAAGAAAAGATAGGGAGCTTAGAGACTGATAAAAACGCGGATATAGTAATTTTAGATGTCCCAAATATTGATTATATATTATATCATTTTGGCATAAATCATGTTGATACTGTAATCAAAAATGGTAAAATAGTAGTTAGTGATAGAAAACTAATAAAGGAATAAGGAGTTGGATTTATGCTATCTAAGGAAAAATTAGACAGAATAAATGAATTGGCAAAGAAAAAAAAGGATGTAGGTTTAACTGAAGAGGAATTAGTAGAACAGAAGAAGCTTAGGGAAGAATATATTAAGGAGTTTAGAAAAAATTTTAAGAAACAGTTGGATAATATAGAATTTGTAGATTAAAGCTACTATTTTAGTAGCTTTAATCTTTGTATAAATAAAATATAATTAAATAAATTTATCAAATATAGAAGGATAATATAGAAATTTGTAGAAATATAACTTAATTAAGAATATTATTTGAGAAAGGAAGGGTGGCTATGGCTGAGAGACAATTTGTAGTTTTTAAGTTAGGAAAAGAAGAGTATGGCATAGATATAATGAATGTAAAAGAAATAGGCCCTTATAAGGAGAGTACAAAAATACCAAATTCCCCCAGTTTTATTGAAGGAATAATAAATTATAGGGGAGAAGTTATACCTATTATAAATCTTAAAAAAAGATTTAAATTAAAAGAAAAAGAAATCGATGGCAATACGCGAATCATAGTGATAAATCTTGGAGAAAAACAAATAGGGTTTATAGTAGATGAAGCATCTCAAACTGCTAGACTAAGTGACGAGGATATAGATCCTACACCAGATATAGTTGCAGGAATAGATAGAAGATATATAACAGGAGTGGGAAAATTAGATGAAAGGCTAATAATTTTGATTGATCTTGAAAAGGTTCTGACTGAGTCTGAAAGAAAAGAGATTGAAAATATGGATATTTAAATCAACCCAATTATCAAAACAGCCAGATAAAATCTGGCTGTTTTGATAATTGGGTTGATTTAGTTAATTAAATAGTATTATAAAACTAATATTTAATAACCGCAAATTTTGATATAATAATAACATATGTTATTTACAGATGATTAGAGGTGTTACTATGGAAGATATATCTTCTACTGGAAAAAAGATAAATGAAGTATTACAGAAAACCTTATCTGCAATTGAAAATGGGAAAAATGAAATATTTGATATTGCAGAAAACTTGAGAAAAGAATGCGAGGCATTAAGGGTTCAAATTAAGAATGTCCAAAACAAAATTGATCAATGTATAAGAGATGTAACTAAATTAGAAACTCAAGAGAAAAACGGTAGAAAAAAATTATTGGTGGTGAGTAAAAATTTTAACAAATATAATGAATATGATATAAGGAAAGCTTATGAATATGCAAATAATATGAGAATAAGGCTCATGTTAAAGCAGCAAGAAGAAAAGGACTTAGTTAAAAGAAGAAATGATTTAGAAATAAGACTTAAAAATGTAGAAACCACTTTAAAAAAGGCAGAAGGATTGATGACTCAAGTTGGACTGGCTTTAGAATATCTTGGCGGTGATTTAGATGATATAATAGAAACTGTTGAAGATATGAGCAAAAAACAGCTATTGGGAATCAAGATTATTGAGGCTCAAGAAGAGGAAAGACAAAGAGTAGCTAGAGATATCCATGATGGACCAGCACAATCTATGGCAAATGTAGTCTTAAAGGCAGATCTATGTGAAAAACTTATACATATAGATAAAGATAGAGTGAAAGGTGAACTTAATGACTTAAAAAAAATAGTGAGAAAAAGTTTAAAGGATATAAGGAGAATAATATATGATTTGAGACCAATGTCATTAGATGATTTAGGACTTGTGCCTACAGTTGAAAGATATAGCGAAATTTTCAGTGAAGAGACTTATATAGATGTGAGAGTCAATGCCATAGGAGAGGTAAAGAGGATAAAATCTGTTATACAGATAGCTTTATTTAGAATAATACAAGAATCATTAAATAATGTGCGAAAACATTCCAATGCAACACAAGTAAAAATAAATATGGAGAATACATATAATAGTTTCAATTTGATTGTAAGTGATAATGGAGAAGGTTTTGATAAGAAAAAAATAAAATGCTATGATAATCCTGAAAAAGGCTTAGGCATAGAAGGCATGAAGCAAAGGGTAGAGTTGTTAAATGGTAAATTTGATATTCAAACAGCCCTTGGCAAAGGAACGAAAATATATATAAATATACCCATTAATGAAAGGATTGATAGTTAGTATGAGTGATAAAATAAAAGTATTGATAGCTGATGATCATTCTCTTATGAGACAGGGGCTGACTCAGCTGTTACAATTAGATAAGGCAATAGAGGTTATAGGAGAAGCATCTGATGGGGAGGAAGCGGTTAAGAAGTCCATAGATCTGAAACCAGATGTTATTTTGTTAGATATAAATATGCCAAATATGAATGGTATAGATGCATTGAGAAGGCTAAAGGATATGGGGATTGATTCTAAAATAATAATGCTTACTATTCATGATGACAGGGAATATTTAAATGAAACAATAAATATAGGTGCTGATGGATATGTATTAAAGGATGCAGATTCTGATACATTAATCCAAGCCATAAAAGAAGTTATAAGGGGAAAAAGTTATATACAGCCTTGTTTAGCTGCTCTATTAGTAAAAAAATATAGAAAGAGTAGTGGAAAATCAATACAGGGATCGAAGAAGGATCTATTGACCAGAAGGGAATATGAAGTCATTTCACTTATAGCTGAGGGATTAAATAATAGGGAGATAGCAGATAGATTGTTTATAAGTGAAAAGACTGTGAAGAATCATGTATCTAATATATTTAAAAAAATAGACGTGAATGATAGAATACAAGCAGCAATATTTGCATATAAAAATAATATTAAAAAAATATAATAAAATATTATTTTAGAATTTTGGTAGAATATAGTATAAGATAATATAAAGTTTTAAATAATTTGGAGGGATAATATATGAATAAAAAAGATAGCCATAGTAATATTGAAAAAAAATTGACCCATGATTGGAAATTAGTATGGGATGAGATTGATGATGTTGAAGAAAAGAATGTACTAGATTTTAATGAAGACTATAAAAGATTTTTAGATGGGAGTAAGACCGAGAGAGAGTCTGCAAATGCAATTATAGAATTGGCAAAACAAAATGGGTATTCAGATATAGAAGAATACATACGAAATAAAAAGTCGATTTCTCCAGGCACTAAAATTTATGCTAATATAAAAGGAAAAGCTGTAGTTATGTTTGTCATAGGGAAAGATGATATTACAAAGGGAATGAATATAGTAGGAGCCCATATAGATGCTCCGAGAATAGATTTAAAACAATTCCCTTTGTATGAAGACTCAGGATTGGGGATGTTTAAAACTCATTATTATGGTGGAATAAAAAAATATCAATGGGTATCATTGCCTCTATCACTTCATGGAGTAGTAATAAAATCTAATGGGGAAAAAGTTAATGTGAAAATAGGTGAAGATATTAATGAACCGGTGTTTATGATAACAGACCTTTTGCCTCATCTAGCAAAAGACCAAGTAAGCAAAAAATTATCTGAAGGTATAACGGGAGAGGGATTAAATATATTAGTAGGAAGCATACCTTACACAGATAAAGATATAAAAAATAGAATAAAAATAAATATATTAAATATACTTAATGAAAAATATGGAATTACAGAAGAAGATTTTACTACGGCTGAATTACAAGCTGTACCTGCAGGAAAAGCTAGAGATGTGGGATTTGATAGAAGTATGATTTCATCCTATGGACATGATGATAGAGTTTGTTCATATACTGCTTTGAGGGCTATACTAGATATAGATAATCCGAAAAGAACATCAGTAGCATTATTTGCAGACAAAGAAGAGATAGGGAGTTATGGTAATACGGGGATGCAATCAAAATTATTAGAGAATATAGTATCGGAAGTTACAGCATTAATCAAAGGTGATTACAATGAACTTCTTACTAAAAGAGTATTATATAATTCTAGAGTATTATCTGCAGATGTTTGTGCAGGCTTTGATCCTAATTATCCAGAAGTATTAGACAAAAAAAATGCACCATTTTTAGGAAAAGGTGTTACTATGGTTAAATATACAGGTTCAAGAGGAAAAAGTGGCAGCAATGATGCGAATGCAGAGTATATAAGTGATATTAGAAGAATATTTAACGAAAACAATATAATTTGGCAAATGGGAGAGTTAGGAAAAGTAGATCAAGGGGGAGGAGGAACTATAGCATACATGCTTTCGAATTATGGTATGGAAGTTGTAGATTGTGGTGTACCTGTACTTAGTATGCATGCCCCTTATGAGATAGTAAGTAAAGCTGATGTATATATGACATACAAAGCCTATAATGCATTTTATAAAAACTAAAAGTAAAAAGGACTAAGTTCAAAGACGGACTTAGTTCTTTTTAATGGGTAACAAATAAGGGATTTTTTATTAAAGGTATGTTATCAATGATAAAATTTTTAAAGGTATTAGCTAAAGGAGACAGGTACTTATTTTTGTTATAGACAAAATAAAAGGATCTATGTAGATTTAAACCTTCTATATTAAAGGCTTTAAATATCCCAGAATTTACTTCATTGGCTATAGCATAACTGGACATAAAGCTAACACCCATATTCAGCTTTATATAA includes:
- the hutI gene encoding imidazolonepropionase — translated: MKANIVINKITQLIPVDEIKGPRRGIEMKNIRKIEDGIIAIYNNKIIYVGSGELPDHIQTDNDTIFIDGSGKTVLPGFVDAHTHLVHGGSRENELKMKLEGMSYMEILKSGGGILSSVKATKKATEEELAEKAMKVLDRMLKMGTTTVEAKSGYGLDVESEIKQLKVANKLNDVHPVDIVSTFLGAHAVPNEYKDDVDGFVEVVINDMIPKVSEQKLATFCDVFCEEGVFNIEQSKKILEAGKEHGLTPKIHADELYPMGGAQLSAQVGALTADHLAAAEEEGLLAMQREGVIANLLPGTSFNLNVGKYACGRQMIDMGLPVALSTDYNPGSCPTENIQLIMYLASLKYKMTAEEVISAVTINGASALGLQEKIGSLETDKNADIVILDVPNIDYILYHFGINHVDTVIKNGKIVVSDRKLIKE
- the ftcD gene encoding glutamate formimidoyltransferase codes for the protein MASIIQCVPNFSEGRNKDIIEKIVSEIKKVDDVKLLDYSLDSDHNRSVVTFVGTLKGVEEAAFNACKMASELIDMTNHKGEHPRMGATDVIPLIPIKDVTMDDCIELSKRLAKRIGEELNISVFLYEKSAISKDRENLAHIRRGQYEGMEDKIKEEEWKPDFGPVKLNKKSGVTAIGARMPLIAYNVNLNTNDINIANKIAKAVRGSSGGLRYCKAMGVEIKEKDIVQVSMNMVNYEKTPLYRVFDMIEREAKRFGVNVLESEIIGLVPSYALIDCARYYLKIDGFKKDQILENRLGE
- a CDS encoding response regulator encodes the protein MSDKIKVLIADDHSLMRQGLTQLLQLDKAIEVIGEASDGEEAVKKSIDLKPDVILLDINMPNMNGIDALRRLKDMGIDSKIIMLTIHDDREYLNETINIGADGYVLKDADSDTLIQAIKEVIRGKSYIQPCLAALLVKKYRKSSGKSIQGSKKDLLTRREYEVISLIAEGLNNREIADRLFISEKTVKNHVSNIFKKIDVNDRIQAAIFAYKNNIKKI
- a CDS encoding sensor histidine kinase; protein product: MEDISSTGKKINEVLQKTLSAIENGKNEIFDIAENLRKECEALRVQIKNVQNKIDQCIRDVTKLETQEKNGRKKLLVVSKNFNKYNEYDIRKAYEYANNMRIRLMLKQQEEKDLVKRRNDLEIRLKNVETTLKKAEGLMTQVGLALEYLGGDLDDIIETVEDMSKKQLLGIKIIEAQEEERQRVARDIHDGPAQSMANVVLKADLCEKLIHIDKDRVKGELNDLKKIVRKSLKDIRRIIYDLRPMSLDDLGLVPTVERYSEIFSEETYIDVRVNAIGEVKRIKSVIQIALFRIIQESLNNVRKHSNATQVKINMENTYNSFNLIVSDNGEGFDKKKIKCYDNPEKGLGIEGMKQRVELLNGKFDIQTALGKGTKIYINIPINERIDS
- a CDS encoding urocanate hydratase, with the translated sequence MLNNFDISKGMTIKLEDKSPDYPQFVQGIRRAPKREFNLTKEETKLALKNALRYVPESLHEQLAPEFLEELISKGRIYGYRFRPEGCIKGRPIDEYKGNCIEGKAFQVMIDNNLDFDVALYPYELVTYGETGQVCQNWMQYRLIKKYLERLTINQTLVIASGHPLGLFESRPEAPRVIITNALMVGMFDNQKEWQKAQALGVANYGQMTAGGWMYIGPQGIVHGTYNTILNAGRLKLGIGQEEDLRGYLYVTSGLGGMSGAQGKSIEIANGVGIIAEVDDSRIQTRLDQGWITRASNNLKEIFDIALEYKNNKKSISLAYHGNVVDLLEYAVKNDIHIDLLSDQTSCHAPYDGGYCPQGISFDERTELLNTDKRKFGKLVDESLKAHFNYIKELVNRGTYFFDYGNSFMKAVYDAGVKEICKNGINERNGFIFPSYVEDIMGPMLFDYGYGPFRWVCLSRKHEDLMKTDRAAMDCIDPNRRGQDRDNYVWIKDAESNKLVVGTEARILYQDAMGRAKIALRFNKMVRNGEVGPIMLGRDHHDTGGTDSPFRETANIKDGSNVMADMATHCFAGNVARGMSLVALHNGGGVGIGKAINGGFGLVLDGSDRVDDIIKSSIPWDVMIGVSRRSWARNENSIETCAEYNRTYGEHNHITLPFIANDNLIDDLVSDIFKKQ
- a CDS encoding chemotaxis protein CheW — its product is MAERQFVVFKLGKEEYGIDIMNVKEIGPYKESTKIPNSPSFIEGIINYRGEVIPIINLKKRFKLKEKEIDGNTRIIVINLGEKQIGFIVDEASQTARLSDEDIDPTPDIVAGIDRRYITGVGKLDERLIILIDLEKVLTESERKEIENMDI
- a CDS encoding DUF896 domain-containing protein, which codes for MLSKEKLDRINELAKKKKDVGLTEEELVEQKKLREEYIKEFRKNFKKQLDNIEFVD
- a CDS encoding aminopeptidase, with the translated sequence MNKKDSHSNIEKKLTHDWKLVWDEIDDVEEKNVLDFNEDYKRFLDGSKTERESANAIIELAKQNGYSDIEEYIRNKKSISPGTKIYANIKGKAVVMFVIGKDDITKGMNIVGAHIDAPRIDLKQFPLYEDSGLGMFKTHYYGGIKKYQWVSLPLSLHGVVIKSNGEKVNVKIGEDINEPVFMITDLLPHLAKDQVSKKLSEGITGEGLNILVGSIPYTDKDIKNRIKINILNILNEKYGITEEDFTTAELQAVPAGKARDVGFDRSMISSYGHDDRVCSYTALRAILDIDNPKRTSVALFADKEEIGSYGNTGMQSKLLENIVSEVTALIKGDYNELLTKRVLYNSRVLSADVCAGFDPNYPEVLDKKNAPFLGKGVTMVKYTGSRGKSGSNDANAEYISDIRRIFNENNIIWQMGELGKVDQGGGGTIAYMLSNYGMEVVDCGVPVLSMHAPYEIVSKADVYMTYKAYNAFYKN